A region of the Culex quinquefasciatus strain JHB chromosome 1, VPISU_Cqui_1.0_pri_paternal, whole genome shotgun sequence genome:
aatttaactaattagTCAGTTTGGTAATAGTTATTATTTAACAATTCATCGATTTCATTTGAAGGTAAAATCAGACAATTTGCTAAGTAGCTGCTTTTGATGAAAGTGTTAGATTTTATAGAGATTACATTTTACTAAAACAAATTACCTTGACAAAATCGGTCTCTTATATCAAAATGATAATggactttatttttaaaacaatttgtttgtttgaagcaacaatattaaaaaaaaaaaactttaaaaatttgaaaactcatttaaaaaaacaaatcaggaaactgaattttgtcaaaattttcccgtagttaacacctaaactcccaagcttgaaaaaaaagaaatttacatacaaattccccctttctctcgagcttgggagtttaggtgttatagcaatattaaataaaaaaaaatacaaattcaatCATGAACACCTAGTAAAATTAgattgtgtcaaaaaaatccttgatgaggtaatattttcttatttttgaaagttaaaatGTAATATGGACAACGAGATCAGTGATTGATTTAAATTGTAGCTATCCTAAATTGAgttatttttgcctttttattTGACATTTTCGTAATAGGatcagaatgaaaaaaaattgtctttagattagaaaaaatacgtttttctatATAAACTGTTGATAAGGATAAGatgttttaacattattttatattaaaattaccTCGTATTTTCACATGTTTGGAATagcaaaaactattaaaaaaaatatattgaatatttaaatacaAAACAAGATGCATATCGTAAAACTGACAACTCaagaagaaaaacgcaaaacaagagaagtgaagtGTTTCTCAGAACAAACGTTGCCTGATCAACGTTGGATCAATTAACTATGAAGAAAAAATATCTTACTTTCTTGTAGTGCTAAATCATAATAAAATGAAGTACATCAAATAAatgttacgtaataaaaaaatactacaaatattataaaatcaGACGAATCtaactaaattaaaaagttgaataaaggaataaataaaaataaacatttctaaaTAAAACGTGAAAACTGTTCTAAATCATTCTTTATTATCACACTATGCCatcgacaaaaatcaaaaacaacaccaacaacAGAAAAGAAAATCCAACATGCTTCACTCCCAGATTGCATGTCGCGCGCGTTCCTTTCAATTTTACGCACCACGATCGTAGTAGCTGACGCGAATGGAGTCGTCGGCCGGCCGTATGGTGGGGTGGAGGTGGTCAGCAGCCTGCCTGCCTACTACGATCGTAAAACATTTCTCGGCTCcatattttttcgacattttcgccgtAATATTTCCAACTCTCGCTCGCGCACGTCACGTCGCCTTTCATCTCTCTGCTGGTGATGGTGGTTACTTAAGTCGGGGGAGTGGACTTTGAAAAGTAaagggaaaaaaaagaaaataaaaaatgtttgaaaagtgaATCGGACCGGCGAGTGGCAACGTTGTAGCCGATTTCACGGTCTCGGTCGATGtcgttttttaaactttttcttttTCAGACACCCCCCCCAAAGCCATCTCAAATGGACGGACGAAAATTGATTgcagaaaaaagaaaattccaGAGAGGAAAAAAAGGGGGAAAAGTCTTGTGATTCAGCTCTTCTTAATTTCTTTCTGCTGGCAATAATTTATCTGTGGTAACAccgtaaaaacaatcaaattgaaaattttaaatttcatggttGCTTTGATTGGCTCTTAATTTCGAAATTGTGACGCATCTTATCTGGGAAAAGTGtcgtaaacattttaagagtgcaattacaaaaaaaaaactgctgaaaatttcatgtcCCCAGCGTCGTCGTCGCGTTGAGTTATGATGTTTGCTTTCGGTGGAAGTATCACATTTTTAAGAGTCATAATCGCCATTTTCCCGCGATTTCCGCCTATAAATAACAAAAGGAAAGTCTCTGTCGCACGGAAGCCGTCGGTATGTTTAGACATGTTCAACCAGTCAGTTGTGAAATAAGCAAGTGGATTATTAACTCTATACACACATTCTGATCTCACAGATAAACAgagcaaattgtttcaaataatcTGACATTTGAAATACACTAGCGCCGCCAAGTGGGCAAAATATCAACTAAACTTCAAAACAAAGCGTCGTCTCGTTGTCTGTGGGATTTCAGGAGGAAAGGGCGCGCTCACCTTTTTTACGACCCGACGAAAAGTGTGTAAAATGAGTGTTTTTGTGTGAGATGCTCAACGCCATTAGCTGCAGTAAAAGCAAATCGCCCACAATTAGAGCAatcagcaagtttttttttcgtctccCGTTCAGAAAATAACAAagaggaaaataaaaatgatgagttgacgacgacgacgacgacgagagggCAGACGACCAAGTCGGAGGATTATCCTCCTGATTTcggtttcttttttcttttcttcccTTTGTCGATTATGGCGTTTTTTTTCACGGATGCTGATTCTTTTATGTTCGGGGACGAggaaaataacaatatttttacggCACGAGGCGCGATTTTTTTGTGACTGAGGAAAATGCCACTAGTTGATATTAGTTTTATTCGAGAGCGCTGAGACAAGTGTCAGACAAGGGGGAATTGATGGCGAGTTTAGTATTCTGCGGGACAGAAGTGAAATTTATTGCGAACAAATTATCGTTAATCATGATTGCGCGAAATATCAGAATGCTGAAGGGGGTATTTAGTGAAGTTTGAGAGGTATTTGCATAGATGAATAAATCAacaaatcgtcagctgtgtgctatcttgtgacaacgaccattcagtactattcgagaaaatcgatttttaaagtttgatgattaatattttcaaaactatgaatggtagagccaaaccttttgaagcaatcggttcgtatactatcgcttaacaaacgctctaagtttcaactaatttggttacaccagttgaaagatacagtaaataatgtaaacaaaaatctgaaaagcacgtgtcacaagtgtgtttcgaaagtaaaattgtactacgtgtcacaagtgtgcacagaattcccatacaaactaaaataggcttaaatcaatagtttaaccgacctaatcagtatattttcaaaatcaaaagtttGCATTTCCTTTAGAAAGTGTGTGTCAacagaaatttgtgaaaaacaagagaaattttccacattttccaacaccatgtatgacgtgtcacaagtgtgcacgatcattttgatgataaattggtctatgtcacaagtgtgtattgcgatatccgggaaacggaagcgagtttccaaaatcgggttaaggcatcttgtagtgtttgttaagtatagcaaaacattatcattaactcattttcgaccaaaatggtctatgtcacaagatagcacacagctgacgaaatgCAACGGGCAATTGAGATCAATTAAACAAAATGATCAATATTTTCATATAATTACTGAAGATGAATTCTAATTTCAGTGAATAACTCAATCCTGAAGCTGAATTCTAATTCAAATGAATAattcaatacagtccagactcgattatccgaaggcctggCAAATTTTACtgcggataatcaaaacttcggataatcgaataacgaaaaaaaaaaattcgttgtcttatgtttgattgttgagctttagtatgacccgTAAACTACTCTAatgtaatttagaatttttaaatccaagatggcggccaaaatggtgatgatgaaatattgaaaaaatgcatttttttaatttacaggcaatcaaccattcaaatttgactttcttcgtgatttgattatccgaagtcctataccaaccttcggataatcgaacttcggataatcgaggcttcggataatcgagtctggactgtaaagagaaatatttaaaacctaATTAAAACATTACCTGCAATCAACAATAATTCATcagtaaaaacaaattttaagcaaGATGGTGTTATGTCATCTTCATttataaattgattattttttttactttctcaAAAACTcgaattttgatttattgttccatccagattcgattatctaaagccttgattatccgaagtttcgattatccaggtttgattatccgaaggtttttattgcgcttcggataatcgaatcaacaacatttttttttattttcttggttttaacattcaatttgagTCCTGCGACCCAATTTCAGTCAAATTCATATAATTGATTgcctttaaaattacaaaatgcattttcttaatGTTTAATCAATGCACAGCGGTCTGAGAAGTGAAAttagcagaaaaaaatattgctatatatgggttaagttttagagaaaagagatgttcggggcacttttagaacTCTACAAATCCAACTGTTTCATATCTTGACAattcaatttggacttaagggtcaacagttacagccattttaaggtaaaaaagatgtaaatttaaatctcgaaatggcgcaacatttgaaagaggagattcatatgggaccaccctaacgaaattcgaaaattgtccaaataaatgtttttcctTGTAATTTTGttcgctgaatctgaatctgccctcagaattaagccaaagtgtcaacaaatcgatttttggtcatattttaggtttaaatggtaatttaaaaattgaaataaatatttaataagtGAAATGACAATGTCAtataaaaatcgaagtttcaaacatttttggtgcctttatTTAGCTTAAATATGATTAGGAAAACTCCCAGACATTTAAATATTAGGATagcaaaatttttatttgagttatCGAAAAAACCCCcatgagatttttaaatcatcatTAAAAAGAAGTCttaagctttcaaatgcaacaaaCAGAATGTTATTTTGTTTCCACCAAAAAAAgatacaaatatttgaaaaaggctTATTTGAAAACGTAAAATTGCTCAAACTTTTGAACAAAACAAGCTAGCGACTTCGTTTTTTCGTCAAAAGACGCGTTTTTTAGTCTTCCAAATATgttcccaagacaccaaaattgccaaaaataatgcAAGAAATCTAtagaataaaaacaattttttgaaggGTAACCCTagcacttttcatataaaatgctgtagaatgaacagattaagagatagaaatttggtgtcttgagcaaagttgttcAGAATTGTTAGCACTACAAAACTGCCGAATAAAGTATATCCCTATCTCATCAGAGTGCGGAGATAGATTtagaaaaactgagaaaatttagGACCACCCTAGTATCATCATGAACAAAAGTCGTAGAATTTTGTACTGATCAaatgttcctttgacaccaaagctCAAAAATGCTTCCCCGAagcagcaatatttttttcctgctgATTTCACTTCTCAGACCACTGTGCAACGCCATCTTTGatctaagaattttaaatcacttttaaaAATGAGAATAACAAAATACTTCAAGATTAAGGATACTCTTCTGCCAAACACAACACATTACTTAAAATTtgggtaaaatattattttattatttatataatttaaCCAATTTTTAAACGAATTCATTCGAACAAAATTCTCCAAGACTACAAGAGCTTTTAATTGCAGCAAGTTTGAAAGGACAAAAACTCAGATTTATGAAAATACAGTCACAAATTCtcgcagaaaaaatatttcggataatcgaaaaaaaCATCTTCTTTTTTAGGTCATTGAGCTTAAATATGACCTGAAACGCTCAAATGCAATCAGCGCAAATGTAATCCAAGAAGGctggataaaatattgaaaataatcgaatcatgtAAGAACTGCCAATCAACCACTCCAACCTGTCTAATTTGGAGTTAATGGactcaaatttaattcaaaattttatcaaatttgatttgattgaaaatagaaacaaaaagaaaaatatatcaaaaactacacgaaattttgtatgtatttttgcaacatttacctttaagtttaaaatactctgacttaaaaaaaactaaattcaaaaaatataaaaaattaagccatagtttcaacatttcaataaaaaaagtgttttaaatacattttacaatcattagtttggaaaaaaattcaaatttgaggaaaacaaaaaaaagcgaaataaaactagaaaattgaaaattaataaaaattaaaaaaaaatgaacaaccccaaatattttaatgatgattctaaatgcagggGAATGCCTTTTTAATTGGTTTCAGCTTCattgaattttgataaaagtgTCCCCGTGGTTTCTGGATAAtgcttttcttgaaatttttattgtcccctgatttttcgagccgatTTCGAAGgggcaaaattttatatttttagagtaagttttagaatttttcaattcaattaaatttttataaaatcttaaaattctaaatcgcaaaaattctaaaataactaaattttcaattcttattttctgcaattcagaaaacaaaaatttcttaaattctgatattttttcttTCGAAAAATAACCGTAggaattctaaaattgtaaaattttataattccaaatttctaaaatgtaaaaatttcttgaattctacaattctcaaaaacaagtaaagttattaaatttcaaatgtatCTGACAACATCTTACATAcctgaaattctaaatttttaaaattcggaatatctgaaattctaaaaaaaatagatttaagaaattctcaaaCTTTGACTCTTATGTTCAAAGAATTAAACATTTCTAAAATcaacaattcttaaattctgaaattctttaatttgaaaattcatcaatttaaaaataaataaacataaaaaatatattatttcaatattaaaaaaaaaataaactctaaaATTGTAGacttctaaaatctaaaaattctaatatttaaatatttaaattcgaaAGTACAACattctaaaatatatttttttataaataaaaaaaatctgaaattccaaaattcttttttttttttaatactgtagaaatttttaaattgttagattaaaaattcaaaatttgtgatatcccaaaatttcaaagttctaaaattctgaaattctgaaaaccttttttttagtctatttattattattaaaattataaaaattcttaAGTTTAAATGTCTCAAACCCTaaaatccaaatttccaaatccgAATTCTAAAAgtgtaaaattctaaatttctcaaattctgaaaaaaaaacataaaaacaaaaaaaaaccttctaaaatttcttaaactttTATCGAGCCAATTTCGAAGGGgcctaaattgtaaatttagaatTAAGTTAAGTAAAATATTTAATACAAATTGCCTTCATTACAGTACTGGAATTCCATACAAAACTCACGCAAATTTGCACTTGTTTTAACGCTTTACTTTCtgtgtaaaataataaaaaaaattcccaacatCCCCACGGCCTCAtgcatttctgaaaataccagaaatttcatcattttgtgtTCATTCGAAATTTTGACTcgaattttttcaatgtttttttttttgctaaattaggccgttgcaaatatttttcaaagttaaaatcggctgaaaaaaaatttccgaaaatttcaaaatatttatgaaaatgaaagtttaatcaactgaaaactagTTAAAATACATATTCTttcgtttataatcatatttagcatgtttgaactccttttaatttttttttaaatttcgatgtaataccaattacaaaaaaaaatgattggaaagcaattggacgcgtgtaaaatgcaatttgaaacacttttttcatccaaatattaaaacctaggcttgtaatttcaatttttatatttttttatttttttggtcccccttccccccccccccccctggctttggtcagagtcgagggacataaacttcaaaaaatatttgcaacggccttagtgtAAAACGcccaaattttcacatttttttttttgtgcaaatacgcattgtttttaaatttttaaaattgttatcgaACAACgccaaatatttaataaatgtaGAATTTTAGTTCTGTAGTGAAATTTACATTTATTAACTATTTGGTGTTGTTGCACAAGTTTCATGAaatgctttaatttttaaaataatttaatattttcacgATTTGCAAAATGGGCTCCCAACAACATGACATtctgttttgattttcaatacatTAGAGTTAAGTTAGAGTTAGAGATTaggttaaatatttttatattatacAAAATACCggagcattaaaaaaaacttcatttttttcataatttgcaagaCGTTTATTTTAATCATCAATCATAATTCAAGTCTTTTTTCAGCTGTAATTTAAGCTTCCAATCAATGTTTACTGAATCTTAAATCAGTTTGACTAATGAAAATTTATACTTTCagaataaatttattttcaatgaatCTAGGGAAAATTCTTAAGAAGGAtgaaaaactttaattaaaacTTGTATTGaccctataaaaaaaaaaagttcatcgactttaaaaatctgtgaaatctattaattttaaaacgatcAACATTATTTTCTCTGAAAACCTACACACAACATCTCTATACAATAGCGAAGCTTTTTCAACGAAACTTTTCCTCACTCGACAAAAAGCTCTCCCTACCAAATTCGCCTGACGAAAAAACTTCCCAGCGCTTTTCGCTCCGCATTTTCCCGACATTTTCCGCCGCCGTCGATTTTCCACTCGTTTGTTTTCCAAACGCCCCATCGCATCAGCTGACTAGTTGACTGACACACATTTggagaaaaccaaaacaaaagtgAAGCGATTTTTCTTGCGTTCGTGTGAAAACCCCTGACTGCAACGAAGAAGGCGCTGATCCTGGTGAAGCATGATCGCTGGTCGACGATAACCACGTGCTTGTCGTGTTTTGCGTCCTCCTTCCCCCCGCAACGCAATGGTAACTAGGATGTTTTCCGATCGCTCTCTACTTTATTTTGCTCGCCAACTTTGTTTACGCGATCGCGTGCGCACGTTTAGATGCCGCAAAGACGCATGTTTAGAAACGCCGTGGAAAGGTAGTAAACGGTGCTAAAAGTTGGCAAAACTCCGACGACGGCGGCGGTGACGAACGCGAATTTCGTCGTCGTTTGATGCAAGTCTAAAATAGATTCTCGGGGTGCATCTTGTCTTGGGTCAGTACGGCAAAAGTACGCGCGATTGACGAAAGTAGTGTTGGAAAGTTGAGCGGGTTTGGTTTGGAATTTCTTTAAAGTGCGTCAAGTTATAGAGTTGATTTGAGTTTAATTAActagttttaattttgaaagtgcTTTTTAAACTGTTCAAACTAGTCCCAATAGAAAATCGTTCAATTTCTCTCAAAGCAAATCGATACAATCTTGTCGAATTACATAATTGCGGCCGCCCGGCAGTCGAAAAATCGCCAAATTTTCCTCGTTCGCAGGCCGTCGTCGATCCGTGGAGTACCGCCGGCATGGACTTCCTGCTGGGAGGTTGTGCGGCCACCTGTGCCGGCATCTTCAGCAATCCGTTCGACGTGATCAAAACGCGCCAGCAGCTGCAGGGCGAGCTCGGCGATCAACCCGGAACGCACCGCAACCCGTACCGGTCCATCTTCAAGTCGTTTCAGTCGATCCTCAAAGCCGAAGGAATCGCCGGACTCCAAAAGGGCCTGGTCTCAGCGCTGGCATTCCAGTTCACCATGAACAGCATCCGGCTGGGAATCTACCAAACCGCGGAAAACTACGAGTGGACCCGCGGCCGGAACAAACTGACCTCCCTGCTCTACTCGATCGGTTGGGGCGGCCTCAGCGGAGTGATCGGTGCGACCGTGGCCTGCCCGCTCTACATGATCAAAACGCAAATCCAGGCCACGTCCCACGGGAAGTACGCGGTCGGATTTCAGCACAACCACGCGGGGACGTTCGACGCCCTGGCCAGGATCTATCGGACGTACGGCATAACCGGGCTGTGGCGGGGCTACCCGGGAATCGTGACCCGGACCGCCGTTGGGTCATCCGCCCAGTTAGCGACCTTTTCCCAGTGCAAGGAGTTTTTCGTGCAGTTTGAGTTCTTCCAGGAGTCGGTCATGGCGACGGCCTTCGTGGCCAGCATGTTCAGCGGGTTCTTCTGCTGCGTTTTCATGTCCCCGTTCGACGTGATCGCGACCAGGCTGTTCAATCAAGGTTAGTGTGAGTTTGGGCTGATGTGCCTTAGCGTTTAGATGAATCAGCTCAGTGTCGTGATAGATTGATTGTCACGACGTGACAAAGTCCGCGATTTTGAACTTTGCACTTGATTGtgcgaaaaacatttcaaaacatttttttcatgttttctattaatttatttttcctgCCTAGTGTCGTGATGGGGGACTTTCTttcataataaaaacacaaatattttgcCATGAataaacaacacgtcttatttcACATGAATCAACcgcaaaactgatttttttttttttttttttgacaatcttcatgCTCTCTTTCGCCGTTTTCTCACTCTCTCGCTAACGCTAAAGTGCCTAATAGAAAGTGGGGACAAGGCACTCAAAATGCAAtgctacacccttaccaaaaatcatgattttttgagttccaaatcccacttttcatacgattttttcagttcaacccatataaccatttttatggttgtagtacctgaactcaaaaaatcgtatgaaaagtgggatttggaactcaaaaaatcatgatttttggtaagggtgtactcaCAGTTGGTCACTCAAAATTTACCAAGCGTTTAAATGGAAGGtgttcattttttgacaaaacctttgGAAGAAGTAGAGATTGTAAGCACCTTATCTGTAAGATCTTGGAGGTGCTcaattttttgacagaaaatcgCTGGGTTCTCAGTTTCTCGTGTCCCCACTTTCTATTAGGCACTTTACACTTTCTATTAGGCACTTTAGCTAACGCACTCAAAGTGCAATCTGTCAAgttagctaacaaggcaatatttcgacggtaacatttcaaaaggcatcatgtacattttgacactttctgggttattgcatattctgaaagtactcctaataagctacctctacACCAaaagagcaaaagttacttcagtaaagtctgtttaatcatgattttaaataaagtaacataaacaaaatctctgccatcaacagttcctgtttatatagccctgtcaacctgtcaaacaaaagactacatgaacatcgtgacgaaaaaaaagcaacatgaacaaagcgccatgtacattcggcgaagaaaaacgaatcataacaaagcgtccccctcaatgacagcagggtgatatagacgttggtgatttcaaaagaagttatgtttgtttttctcaaataaaattacggaaataatgtttcattgaatttggatgatcaattatcaacaaaagcaacgtttttcatcgtttgttatcattagaacatcttcttttgcttttatattaaccctttcaggcctgaattttcaaaaaaatatttttttatctaatgGGTTATGGGTAATGggttaaaatgggaattgaaaaatgatgctcaacattcaagtgcgtttttctcaaaacgcatggtttgtacatgatgctttttgaaatgttggcgtcgatttATGAAGGTGGGCACTTTTTTGCGcacttaggggaaatatacccattttaatcacctcaaaccgttcgaccaattctcatcaattttgtcgttttccgctattaaatcaacatgttcagatgtatcaacaatggagagttgcttgctcacttttatttaagctatttattactttggaacagtcaaaaacactttatgtaagctgtaattcacgatcaaagtgctgataggccgataatagaaataggctgaaaaagggtatagttcctcTAGTtatgacaaataaaaaattttataatcaaaactcaataaatattattattaaatattcGAGCCTGATATACTCATCCATAAACAAGTGTTCTTAATATCGGTTCAAAGAaagtaaatataaatttaaaaacaaatctgcaaaaaaaaacggtcGACCTTTCCCCGTCGCACGCTGAGAGATTGCAAACACATTTTTGGAgttctgaaatttttaattttttttttaagtttatgtccctcgactctgaccaaagacGAGTGGGGgagggtaaaaaaaataaaaaagtatataaactgaaattacgagccattttaatgaaaaaagtgttttaaattgcattatacacctgtccagttgttttgccatcaaaatattcaaaatatctaagtattcaggaaaattttattttttgcgacaaatatttttttttgcggtgctgtacattggaattttataaaaaaaaatcaaaacatttttaaacaaacccaaacatgctaaatatgattatcaatgcagaaaaatgcattttagattgttttcagttgattagatttctattttcatggaaatttt
Encoded here:
- the LOC6044348 gene encoding solute carrier family 25 member 35 isoform X1; translation: MAVVDPWSTAGMDFLLGGCAATCAGIFSNPFDVIKTRQQLQGELGDQPGTHRNPYRSIFKSFQSILKAEGIAGLQKGLVSALAFQFTMNSIRLGIYQTAENYEWTRGRNKLTSLLYSIGWGGLSGVIGATVACPLYMIKTQIQATSHGKYAVGFQHNHAGTFDALARIYRTYGITGLWRGYPGIVTRTAVGSSAQLATFSQCKEFFVQFEFFQESVMATAFVASMFSGFFCCVFMSPFDVIATRLFNQGVDSRGRGLLYTSVLDCFSKTLRAEGLHGLYKGFVPNYWRIAPHTILNLTFWDQFKSWKDLYY
- the LOC6044348 gene encoding solute carrier family 25 member 35 isoform X2; protein product: MDFLLGGCAATCAGIFSNPFDVIKTRQQLQGELGDQPGTHRNPYRSIFKSFQSILKAEGIAGLQKGLVSALAFQFTMNSIRLGIYQTAENYEWTRGRNKLTSLLYSIGWGGLSGVIGATVACPLYMIKTQIQATSHGKYAVGFQHNHAGTFDALARIYRTYGITGLWRGYPGIVTRTAVGSSAQLATFSQCKEFFVQFEFFQESVMATAFVASMFSGFFCCVFMSPFDVIATRLFNQGVDSRGRGLLYTSVLDCFSKTLRAEGLHGLYKGFVPNYWRIAPHTILNLTFWDQFKSWKDLYY